In one window of Deinococcus apachensis DSM 19763 DNA:
- a CDS encoding YdhR family protein: MRVQIITFQLQGLSAAEYREMCSALAKSVSALPGCLSKIWLEDEASNRYGGVYVWRDDAAMTAAMASDLMQAVANHPNLSGFETHDFGVLEEPSRVTRGLPERVPG; this comes from the coding sequence ATGCGTGTCCAGATCATCACGTTTCAGCTTCAAGGTCTCTCCGCCGCCGAGTACCGCGAGATGTGCAGTGCGCTGGCTAAGTCCGTATCGGCGCTGCCCGGCTGCTTGAGCAAGATCTGGCTGGAGGACGAGGCGTCGAACCGGTACGGTGGAGTGTACGTCTGGAGGGATGACGCGGCGATGACCGCCGCGATGGCCTCGGACCTCATGCAGGCTGTCGCGAACCACCCCAACCTCAGTGGCTTCGAAACGCATGACTTCGGCGTCCTTGAGGAGCCAAGCCGAGTAACGCGTGGTCTGCCCGAACGGGTTCCCGGGTGA
- a CDS encoding Ig-like domain-containing protein: MKKTPLLALTSLLTLAACGQMPSAPDALTASGPNVKVHISSAAFSQQSAGLGALGLPNNAPLTGIKVTVRDANGNAVYLRDGVYTPGGENVPGASNTVVLDQSNGFAQTLLLPKGQYSFENAGKYEDQQTNALLSYGSAEENTAALDEQTNVVNLRFHGVLNLANSKLDFAMNTQKVFTNDTVNLKLYAYSESVKGQKFALPLGDLVMNPQVPYTVSGADTTRKGSAVGVTLTARGTVDDPNLRVTANLSAWVRQGNSDVAVFQPVNLPAFQHAIATSAVVADTVAPYELTLNPLGTVSTGQDVTLSGTARDDHAVAGIQVYDDNTLVAATNPTGGELADGVHAIDTDADGNWSTTWTPETVGAVPLLIVARDAAGNESSLTPSVSVSAPSTEPTEPETNYLTVYGTGGGYGGFVLQPGQSLWIKADYVTFPQPGDNLFLGYMENEIDNAPDNISVVAYNTLNGTPLPPHADTTTSNRGGRIVVARSAAPNGTFWVKFTNNDTSAFEFGMWGGSY, from the coding sequence ATGAAGAAAACCCCCCTGCTGGCCCTGACCTCCCTGCTCACTCTGGCCGCCTGCGGCCAGATGCCCAGCGCCCCCGACGCGCTCACCGCCAGCGGCCCGAACGTTAAAGTTCACATCAGCAGCGCCGCGTTCTCGCAGCAGAGCGCTGGCCTGGGCGCCCTGGGCCTACCCAACAACGCCCCCCTCACCGGCATCAAGGTCACTGTCCGCGACGCGAACGGCAACGCCGTGTACCTGCGAGACGGCGTCTACACCCCCGGCGGCGAGAACGTGCCGGGCGCCAGCAACACCGTGGTGCTCGACCAGAGCAACGGCTTCGCTCAGACGCTGCTGCTGCCCAAGGGCCAGTACAGCTTCGAGAACGCTGGCAAATACGAAGACCAGCAGACCAACGCCCTGCTCAGTTACGGCAGCGCCGAAGAAAACACCGCTGCACTGGACGAGCAGACCAACGTCGTCAACCTGCGCTTCCACGGCGTCCTGAACCTCGCCAACAGCAAACTCGACTTCGCCATGAACACCCAGAAGGTGTTCACCAACGACACCGTCAACCTGAAGCTCTACGCGTACAGCGAGTCCGTCAAGGGCCAGAAATTCGCCCTGCCGCTGGGCGACCTGGTCATGAACCCCCAGGTGCCCTACACCGTCAGCGGCGCCGACACGACCCGCAAAGGCAGCGCCGTCGGCGTGACCCTCACCGCCCGCGGAACCGTGGACGATCCCAACCTGCGCGTCACCGCGAACCTGAGCGCCTGGGTACGCCAGGGGAACAGCGACGTCGCGGTGTTCCAGCCGGTCAACCTGCCTGCCTTCCAGCACGCCATTGCAACGAGTGCCGTGGTTGCCGACACCGTGGCCCCCTACGAACTGACCCTGAACCCCCTCGGCACGGTCAGCACCGGCCAGGACGTCACGCTGAGCGGCACCGCGCGCGATGACCACGCCGTCGCTGGCATCCAGGTGTACGACGACAACACCCTCGTCGCCGCCACCAACCCCACCGGCGGCGAACTCGCCGACGGGGTGCACGCCATTGACACCGACGCCGACGGTAACTGGAGCACCACCTGGACGCCCGAAACGGTCGGTGCGGTCCCCCTGCTCATCGTCGCGCGCGACGCGGCGGGCAACGAAAGCAGCCTTACCCCATCGGTCAGCGTTTCCGCGCCCAGCACCGAGCCCACGGAGCCCGAGACGAACTACCTCACGGTCTACGGCACGGGCGGTGGCTATGGCGGCTTCGTCCTCCAGCCCGGCCAGTCGCTGTGGATCAAAGCCGACTACGTGACCTTCCCCCAACCCGGCGATAACTTGTTCCTGGGGTACATGGAGAATGAAATCGACAACGCCCCCGACAATATCAGTGTCGTGGCCTACAACACCCTGAACGGCACGCCGCTGCCCCCGCACGCCGACACCACCACCAGCAACAGGGGGGGCCGGATCGTCGTCGCCAGGAGCGCCGCGCCCAACGGCACCTTCTGGGTGAAATTCACCAACAACGACACCAGCGCCTTCGAATTCGGCATGTGGGGCGGCAGCTACTAA
- a CDS encoding Lrp/AsnC family transcriptional regulator, producing the protein MRHWIDSLLAGVLIWGMDSIDRQLLAALQDDAEVSHAALAQVVGLSPAGVHKRLARLKQHGYIQRTTVILDRSKLGLDLMGFLLVNFRSNLRADNLDALKTAVVGIPQVLECYTLTGTSDAILKIAVRDHKELRQLLHTLALAQDVIERVQTCIVLEEFKEGPNLPLPGTLEAGA; encoded by the coding sequence GTGCGTCATTGGATTGACAGCCTGTTGGCGGGCGTGCTGATCTGGGGCATGGACAGCATCGACAGGCAACTGCTCGCCGCGCTGCAGGACGACGCCGAGGTCAGTCACGCGGCCCTCGCGCAGGTCGTGGGCCTCTCCCCCGCGGGCGTGCACAAACGCCTCGCCCGCCTCAAGCAGCACGGGTACATTCAGCGCACCACTGTCATCCTCGACCGCAGCAAACTCGGTCTCGACCTGATGGGATTCCTGCTCGTCAACTTCCGCTCAAACCTGCGTGCGGACAACCTCGATGCCCTCAAGACCGCCGTGGTAGGCATTCCCCAGGTGCTCGAGTGCTACACCCTCACCGGCACCAGCGACGCCATCCTCAAGATCGCCGTGCGCGACCATAAGGAACTGCGCCAACTCCTCCACACCCTGGCGCTGGCCCAGGACGTCATCGAGCGTGTGCAGACGTGCATCGTCCTCGAAGAGTTCAAGGAAGGCCCGAACCTGCCCCTCCCGGGCACCCTCGAGGCGGGAGCATGA
- a CDS encoding alpha/beta hydrolase, with protein MPLDPKVKATLDQQAALPRLSTLPVDVVRQGIAASLHLMPTSTAPVAGVENRSVPSPAGELPIRVYTPQGQGPFPLIVYFHGGGWTICTLDTHDPICRELCAGAQAVVVSVDYRLAPEHPFPAAPDDCFAATRWVAEHVTGLGGDPERIVVAGDSAGGNLAAVVALRARDEGGPALRGQLLIYPSTDLYGETESRRENGQGYGLTTEDMLWFRGHYLSDPAQAMHPHASPSKAQSLADLPPALVITAEYDPLRDEGEDYARALRGAGVEASFTRYDGMHHGFFGGVGVYDQTRMALEEANIWLRGVLGVPQGQAENRVTAQP; from the coding sequence ATGCCCCTGGACCCCAAGGTTAAAGCCACCCTCGACCAGCAAGCCGCCCTGCCCCGCCTCTCCACGCTTCCCGTCGACGTGGTGCGTCAGGGGATCGCCGCCTCCCTCCACCTGATGCCCACCTCCACCGCCCCCGTGGCTGGGGTCGAGAATCGGAGCGTCCCCAGTCCTGCCGGAGAACTGCCCATCCGGGTCTACACTCCACAAGGGCAGGGTCCTTTCCCGCTGATCGTGTACTTCCACGGGGGTGGCTGGACCATCTGCACCCTCGATACCCACGACCCGATCTGCCGTGAGTTGTGTGCGGGAGCTCAGGCGGTGGTGGTGAGTGTGGATTACCGCCTCGCGCCCGAGCACCCCTTTCCCGCCGCGCCCGACGACTGCTTCGCCGCGACCCGGTGGGTGGCTGAGCACGTGACGGGGCTGGGAGGAGACCCGGAGCGGATCGTCGTGGCGGGGGACAGTGCAGGGGGCAACCTCGCGGCGGTCGTGGCCCTGCGTGCCCGGGACGAGGGCGGCCCCGCCCTGCGGGGCCAGCTGCTGATCTACCCCTCCACGGATCTCTACGGGGAGACCGAATCCCGGCGTGAGAATGGGCAGGGCTACGGGCTGACCACCGAGGACATGCTGTGGTTCCGGGGACACTACCTCTCGGATCCCGCCCAGGCCATGCACCCGCACGCGTCGCCCAGCAAGGCGCAGAGTCTGGCGGATCTGCCGCCCGCGCTGGTGATCACGGCGGAGTACGACCCGCTGCGGGACGAGGGGGAGGACTACGCCCGGGCGCTGCGGGGGGCGGGGGTGGAGGCGTCCTTCACGCGGTACGACGGGATGCATCATGGGTTCTTCGGGGGCGTGGGGGTGTACGACCAGACCCGGATGGCGCTGGAGGAGGCCAACATCTGGTTGCGCGGGGTGCTGGGTGTTCCCCAGGGGCAGGCGGAGAACCGAGTCACTGCCCAGCCATAG
- a CDS encoding proline iminopeptidase-family hydrolase produces MTTAQDPNVRLIPVDGHYHVWTKKVGHGPVTLLLLHGGPGCTHEYFECFEQWLSPDEYTFYYYDQLGSYYSDQPDDPSLWTVERFREEVEQVRAALGLEDFYLFGNSWGGMLGIEYALKYQEHLRGLIVSNMTASIASYERYLNVLRERLPPEDVLTMKRHEAEGTLDDPGYQALLMGLYNQHICRVVPWPEPVGRMFEHLAAPVYNTMQGPNEFVVVGNFKTWDRWDDLHRITVPTLLSVGRHDSMNPADIEEMGRRLPNARVSICENGSHLSMWDDAETYFTALRTFLQDVECGAFPSTPRS; encoded by the coding sequence ATGACGACCGCCCAAGACCCGAACGTCCGCCTGATCCCCGTGGACGGCCACTACCACGTCTGGACGAAGAAGGTCGGGCACGGCCCGGTCACCCTGCTGCTGCTCCACGGCGGCCCCGGCTGCACCCACGAGTACTTCGAGTGCTTCGAGCAATGGCTCTCCCCGGACGAGTACACCTTCTACTACTACGACCAGCTTGGCTCGTACTATTCGGACCAGCCGGACGACCCCAGCCTCTGGACCGTCGAGCGCTTCCGCGAGGAGGTCGAGCAGGTGCGCGCCGCCCTGGGCCTGGAAGACTTCTACCTCTTCGGCAACTCGTGGGGCGGGATGCTGGGCATCGAATACGCCCTGAAGTACCAGGAGCACCTCAGGGGGTTGATCGTCAGCAACATGACGGCGAGCATCGCGTCGTACGAGCGCTATCTCAACGTGCTGCGAGAGCGCCTGCCCCCCGAGGACGTCCTGACCATGAAGCGTCACGAGGCGGAAGGGACGCTCGATGACCCCGGGTACCAGGCCCTGCTGATGGGGCTCTACAACCAGCACATCTGCCGCGTCGTGCCCTGGCCGGAGCCCGTGGGGCGCATGTTCGAGCACCTCGCCGCCCCCGTGTACAACACCATGCAGGGTCCCAACGAGTTCGTGGTGGTCGGGAACTTCAAGACCTGGGACCGCTGGGACGACCTCCACCGCATCACTGTGCCCACGCTGCTCTCCGTCGGGCGGCACGATTCCATGAACCCCGCCGACATCGAGGAGATGGGGCGGCGCCTCCCGAACGCCCGCGTGTCTATCTGCGAGAACGGCAGCCACCTCAGCATGTGGGACGACGCCGAAACGTACTTCACCGCCCTCAGAACCTTCCTGCAGGACGTCGAGTGCGGCGCGTTCCCCAGCACGCCGCGCTCCTGA
- a CDS encoding ArsR/SmtB family transcription factor: protein MIVYPARGAFRLWQERHAAEDAVRMLLGHGRAVLLRELAVPTTTSELARRLGVTPGAVSQQVSDLRRIGVVTDQRSGRLVHHALSARGEALLSLLED, encoded by the coding sequence ATGATCGTGTACCCAGCGAGGGGCGCGTTCCGGCTGTGGCAGGAACGGCACGCAGCGGAGGATGCCGTGCGGATGCTGCTTGGGCACGGCCGCGCGGTCCTGTTGCGTGAGCTGGCAGTACCGACGACGACCAGCGAACTGGCTCGTCGACTGGGTGTGACGCCTGGCGCCGTGTCGCAACAGGTGAGCGACCTGCGCCGCATTGGTGTGGTCACAGATCAGCGCTCGGGCCGCCTGGTACACCATGCGCTGAGCGCACGGGGTGAGGCTTTGCTAAGCCTGCTCGAGGACTGA
- a CDS encoding amidohydrolase family protein, which yields MKTDHIALLDHHAHAIFREDVWRTTPLSAYFTEAYDAGVLAEHTPHAIFYRRSLRDLAAFYGCAPTLDDVMLARASRPYLTLARDLIRAANIDEVLLDDGFMPDELLSVAECDALLPWRARRVLRLEVELAALVAQHDGAQALLDAFEQRLRAVSPGIVGFKSVIAYRTGLDVQTWSGPEVEAEYAQLKRGLVPGRLPRLTSKPLLDTALRVGLRVARDLGLPVQFHTGYGDPDLDLRLANPLHLRGVIEDAGLRGLQVVLLHCYPYTRQAGYLASVYPGVFLDLGLTIPFTSQHAMRTHVHEALHLAPLSKVLLSTDASRTPELYYLAALWGRRVLERVLDATVADGDLTAQEAEAAAWRVLRGNALQLYSLDGAERAIGGPAVTRSV from the coding sequence GTGAAGACTGACCATATCGCCCTCCTTGATCACCACGCCCACGCCATCTTTCGTGAGGACGTGTGGCGGACGACGCCGCTGAGTGCCTACTTCACCGAGGCGTACGACGCGGGCGTCCTCGCTGAGCACACCCCGCACGCCATCTTCTACCGCCGCTCGCTGCGCGACCTCGCAGCATTTTACGGCTGCGCGCCAACACTGGACGACGTGATGTTGGCGCGTGCGTCGCGGCCTTACCTGACGCTCGCCCGGGACTTGATCCGCGCGGCGAACATTGACGAGGTCCTGCTGGATGACGGGTTCATGCCGGACGAACTGCTCAGCGTCGCGGAATGCGACGCCCTGCTGCCCTGGCGAGCGCGGCGGGTGCTGCGACTCGAGGTCGAGCTCGCCGCGCTGGTCGCGCAGCACGATGGCGCGCAGGCGCTGCTCGATGCCTTTGAGCAACGCCTGCGCGCCGTCAGCCCGGGCATCGTGGGCTTCAAGAGCGTCATCGCCTACCGCACTGGGCTCGACGTGCAGACGTGGAGTGGGCCGGAGGTGGAGGCGGAGTACGCGCAACTGAAGCGCGGCCTTGTGCCGGGCCGCCTGCCGCGCTTGACGAGCAAGCCCCTGCTGGACACGGCCCTCCGCGTCGGTCTGCGCGTGGCGCGCGACCTGGGGCTGCCGGTGCAGTTTCACACCGGGTATGGCGACCCGGACCTCGACCTGCGCCTCGCCAACCCCCTGCACCTGCGCGGCGTCATCGAGGACGCGGGGTTGCGCGGCTTGCAGGTGGTGCTGCTGCACTGCTATCCGTACACGCGGCAGGCGGGGTACCTCGCGAGCGTTTACCCGGGCGTGTTCCTCGACCTGGGGCTCACGATTCCCTTCACCAGCCAGCATGCGATGCGCACGCACGTCCACGAGGCGCTGCATCTCGCGCCGCTGAGCAAGGTGCTGCTGTCCACCGACGCGTCCCGCACGCCGGAACTCTACTACCTCGCGGCCCTGTGGGGCCGCCGCGTGCTGGAGCGCGTGCTCGACGCGACCGTCGCCGACGGCGACCTGACGGCGCAGGAGGCGGAGGCAGCCGCGTGGCGCGTGCTGCGCGGGAACGCGCTGCAGTTGTACAGCCTGGACGGGGCTGAACGCGCCATAGGTGGCCCTGCCGTCACGCGCAGCGTTTGA
- a CDS encoding M42 family metallopeptidase, with amino-acid sequence MHSKDAQATGTKAHITTTLLGYLERLVALTGPSGSEEDVARLVLQLARPLADRVKVDAFGNVFATRHASGSGARRVVIAAHMDEVGFRVRTIEADGFLRLEKVGGTDDRVLPAQRVWVRTESARLLGVIGAKSAHLLTDADRQRVTPYEELYVDVGARTAEDVTRMGVRLGDPVGFVGDLTELGQGTGRYTAHAIDDRAGCAVLLALLETFRDEAPPVTLTVVFSTQEEVGLRGAQAAASQLDVDVALALDMTAADDTPDTTARVKGRHLQLGAGPAVKVMDFSTLAHPAVRRGLLAAANAAGIEVQHELLKGIGTDAGALQHASHGVPTGTVSVANRYTHTAVEVVDLADLEGALQVLLAFVRQLPGMDLQFISVEDA; translated from the coding sequence ATGCACTCCAAGGACGCGCAGGCCACCGGGACCAAAGCCCACATCACCACCACCCTCCTCGGTTACCTGGAGCGCCTCGTGGCCCTCACCGGCCCCAGCGGCTCCGAGGAGGACGTGGCGCGCCTCGTGCTGCAGCTCGCACGGCCGCTAGCGGACCGCGTCAAAGTCGACGCCTTTGGGAACGTCTTCGCCACTCGCCATGCCTCCGGGAGCGGCGCGCGGCGTGTCGTGATTGCCGCGCACATGGACGAGGTCGGCTTCCGCGTGCGGACCATCGAAGCTGACGGCTTCCTACGCCTTGAGAAGGTCGGCGGGACCGACGACCGCGTCCTTCCCGCGCAGCGCGTGTGGGTACGCACGGAAAGCGCGCGCCTGCTGGGCGTGATTGGTGCGAAGAGTGCACACCTCCTCACAGACGCCGACCGGCAGCGCGTCACACCGTACGAGGAGCTGTACGTGGACGTCGGCGCTCGCACCGCCGAGGATGTCACTCGCATGGGTGTGCGCCTTGGCGACCCGGTCGGATTCGTCGGGGACCTCACCGAACTCGGGCAGGGCACGGGGCGCTACACGGCGCACGCCATTGACGACCGCGCCGGATGCGCCGTACTGCTCGCCCTGCTCGAAACCTTCCGGGATGAAGCGCCGCCCGTCACGCTCACCGTCGTGTTCAGCACTCAGGAAGAGGTCGGTCTGCGTGGCGCGCAGGCGGCCGCCAGCCAGCTCGACGTGGACGTCGCCCTTGCCCTGGACATGACCGCGGCCGATGACACGCCCGACACGACGGCCCGCGTGAAAGGACGTCACCTGCAGCTTGGCGCGGGACCTGCGGTCAAAGTGATGGACTTTTCCACCCTCGCGCACCCCGCCGTGCGCCGCGGCCTGCTTGCCGCCGCGAACGCCGCGGGGATTGAGGTGCAGCACGAACTTCTCAAGGGCATCGGCACGGACGCTGGTGCACTGCAGCACGCGAGCCACGGCGTGCCCACCGGTACTGTTTCTGTCGCCAACCGCTACACGCACACTGCTGTGGAGGTCGTGGATCTGGCCGACCTTGAGGGGGCTCTCCAGGTGCTGCTTGCCTTCGTGCGTCAGCTCCCCGGCATGGACCTGCAGTTCATCAGCGTCGAGGACGCCTGA
- a CDS encoding MFS transporter translates to MTRREPLPYKWLALSVTSLGALMASMNSGTLIIALPTLMRDLHTTLLNLIWILLAYNVAQTVLVLNVGRLSDMYGRKRLYVLGFAVFTLAALLAGFTANVPLLIALRALQGVGGAFMIANSSAVVTDAFPRQELGLAIGTNQMMVAVGSILGPIVGGWLTSLGWQWVFWFNVPIGLIATVWALFTLRDTARKDSRDRVDVLGNLTYAVGFALLMIGLSEGGIQSWSGVLPLLGLGLLGVVAFVLIERRVRAPMLDLRLFTDASFTLNNVTVFLNALTRLALTFLFVFFFQGAKGLDAVVAGIMLVPVAAGMLIASPIAGRLADRVNPRLLMQAGLVLTALSLAGFALTVSLTTPYWLTATLMFLNGVGNGLFNSPNSSMIMGSVAPDRRGIAAGIRSLLMSMGSVIAIIFTMSIVVASVPRPVMLEVFSGLASNLPAATLDPFLNGLRLAFGLLTAVGVLSAIVAFLTPRPRPIPATSLGATD, encoded by the coding sequence ATGACCCGCCGTGAACCCCTGCCCTACAAATGGCTGGCCCTCAGCGTCACCAGTCTCGGTGCCCTGATGGCGAGCATGAACTCGGGCACCCTGATCATCGCGCTGCCCACCCTCATGCGTGACCTGCACACCACGCTGCTCAACCTGATCTGGATTCTGCTCGCTTACAACGTCGCCCAGACCGTGCTCGTCCTCAACGTCGGGCGGCTCAGCGACATGTACGGCCGCAAACGCCTGTACGTCCTGGGCTTCGCGGTCTTTACCCTCGCCGCGCTGCTGGCGGGCTTCACCGCCAACGTCCCGCTCCTGATCGCCCTGCGCGCCCTGCAAGGTGTCGGCGGCGCCTTCATGATCGCCAACTCCAGCGCCGTCGTCACCGACGCCTTCCCGCGTCAGGAACTCGGGCTCGCCATCGGGACGAACCAGATGATGGTCGCCGTCGGTTCGATCCTGGGACCCATCGTCGGCGGCTGGCTCACCTCGCTGGGCTGGCAGTGGGTGTTCTGGTTCAACGTGCCGATCGGCCTGATCGCCACCGTGTGGGCCCTCTTCACCCTGCGCGACACGGCGAGGAAGGACAGCCGGGACCGGGTGGACGTGCTGGGGAACCTCACCTACGCGGTGGGGTTCGCCCTCCTGATGATCGGTCTGTCGGAGGGGGGGATCCAGTCGTGGTCGGGTGTGCTGCCCCTCCTGGGGCTGGGCCTGCTCGGGGTGGTCGCGTTCGTGCTCATCGAGCGGCGGGTCCGGGCTCCCATGCTCGACTTGCGGCTGTTCACGGATGCCAGCTTCACGCTCAACAACGTCACGGTGTTTCTCAACGCGCTGACCCGCCTCGCGCTCACCTTCCTGTTCGTCTTCTTCTTCCAGGGGGCCAAAGGTCTCGACGCCGTGGTCGCAGGCATCATGCTGGTGCCCGTGGCGGCGGGGATGCTGATCGCCTCGCCGATCGCCGGTCGCCTAGCCGACCGGGTCAACCCCCGGCTCCTGATGCAGGCCGGGCTGGTGCTCACCGCGCTGTCGCTGGCGGGCTTCGCTCTCACCGTCAGCCTGACCACGCCCTACTGGCTCACCGCCACCCTGATGTTCCTCAACGGGGTGGGCAACGGGCTGTTCAACTCGCCCAATTCCAGCATGATCATGGGCAGCGTCGCGCCCGACCGCCGGGGCATCGCCGCCGGGATTCGCAGCCTTCTGATGAGCATGGGGAGCGTCATTGCCATCATCTTCACCATGAGCATCGTGGTCGCCAGCGTGCCCCGGCCGGTCATGTTGGAGGTGTTCTCGGGGCTCGCCTCCAACCTGCCCGCCGCCACCCTCGACCCCTTCCTGAATGGACTGCGCCTCGCGTTCGGGCTCCTCACTGCCGTGGGCGTCCTCAGCGCCATCGTTGCCTTCCTGACGCCCCGCCCCCGGCCCATCCCAGCCACCTCCCTGGGGGCGACCGACTGA
- a CDS encoding MarR family winged helix-turn-helix transcriptional regulator, translating to MSESVPPEVRLWTSLDRVHSILSRQVHNILARHDLTRAQYGVLRRLWEQGPQPANVLADGMGVTPGNLTGVLDRLEQGGLLQRERRDDDRRYVLLRLTGEGERRAAAIVRGVRHDVTTLFTGLEEAEVSALLGLLERLESQLTAGSPEVSA from the coding sequence ATGAGTGAGTCCGTTCCCCCTGAAGTGAGGCTGTGGACGAGCCTGGATCGCGTCCACAGCATCCTGTCCCGGCAGGTCCACAACATTCTCGCCCGGCACGACCTGACGCGGGCGCAGTACGGCGTTCTGCGGCGGCTCTGGGAGCAGGGCCCCCAGCCCGCGAACGTGCTCGCGGACGGCATGGGCGTCACGCCCGGAAACCTGACGGGTGTGCTCGACCGGCTCGAACAGGGCGGCCTGCTCCAGCGCGAGCGCCGGGACGACGACCGCCGCTACGTCCTCCTCCGCCTCACCGGGGAGGGGGAACGCCGGGCCGCCGCGATCGTCCGCGGCGTCCGCCACGACGTCACCACGCTCTTCACTGGTCTGGAAGAGGCGGAGGTCAGCGCTCTCCTTGGTCTCCTCGAACGTCTCGAATCCCAGCTCACCGCTGGCTCCCCGGAGGTCTCCGCATGA
- a CDS encoding glutamine synthetase family protein codes for MTVHVSPECSAHQPGDTPAPLTRVLWCDNAGLTRAKSVTGATWPDTLRNGVGISMGQQALPMMMDAVQPASGLSAVGEVRLVPDPDTLVALPYLPGIAAAIGDMRTLDGQAWGHCPRAFLKRQVAEAARLGFEVMASFENEYYLFRGDEPLDHSTYATLAGFVPAHEVTLDILAALAAQGLTPEMYYPEAGPGQQEISITPARGVSAADRQVLFKATVNAVAVRHGLRASFAAKPVLTGAGSGCHIHLSLWREGRNAFHDSEGELGLSDVARHAIAGVLEHQAGLCALTVPTVNSYRRLEPGWWAGAYACYGLDNREASVRVASTHLLPGASGNSTNFELKTCDGAANPYLALGGLLASALDGVRRRLDPGPPLAVAPGALSDAEREERGIRPLPSSLPDAVAALRGDAVLLEALGPDLTRSFTAVREAEAAYFAQQPEDVELALHRFAY; via the coding sequence TTGACCGTTCACGTTTCACCCGAATGCTCGGCACACCAACCTGGCGACACGCCCGCGCCGCTGACTCGGGTGCTGTGGTGCGATAACGCGGGCCTCACCCGGGCGAAGTCCGTCACGGGGGCGACCTGGCCGGATACCCTGCGGAATGGGGTGGGAATCAGCATGGGCCAGCAGGCCCTGCCGATGATGATGGACGCCGTGCAGCCCGCCAGCGGCCTGAGCGCCGTCGGGGAGGTGCGCCTCGTGCCCGATCCTGACACGCTCGTCGCGCTGCCGTACCTGCCCGGGATCGCCGCCGCCATCGGCGACATGCGAACCCTGGACGGGCAAGCCTGGGGGCACTGCCCGCGCGCCTTCCTGAAACGGCAGGTGGCGGAGGCGGCCCGGCTGGGCTTTGAGGTGATGGCGAGCTTCGAGAACGAGTACTACCTGTTCCGGGGAGACGAGCCGCTCGACCACAGCACCTACGCCACCCTCGCGGGCTTCGTGCCCGCCCACGAGGTCACGCTCGACATCCTCGCGGCGCTGGCCGCGCAGGGCCTCACGCCCGAGATGTACTACCCCGAGGCGGGCCCGGGCCAGCAGGAGATCTCCATCACCCCCGCACGCGGAGTGAGCGCCGCCGACCGGCAGGTGCTGTTCAAGGCGACGGTGAACGCGGTGGCGGTGCGCCACGGGCTGCGGGCGTCCTTCGCCGCGAAGCCCGTCCTCACGGGTGCGGGCAGCGGCTGCCACATCCACCTCAGCCTGTGGCGGGAGGGGCGCAACGCCTTTCACGACTCGGAAGGAGAACTGGGGCTGTCGGACGTGGCGCGCCACGCCATCGCGGGCGTATTGGAGCACCAGGCGGGGCTGTGTGCCCTCACGGTGCCGACGGTGAACTCATACCGGCGCCTGGAACCTGGCTGGTGGGCGGGGGCGTATGCCTGCTACGGCCTCGACAACCGTGAGGCGAGCGTGCGCGTTGCCAGCACGCACCTCCTGCCCGGCGCCAGCGGGAACTCCACCAACTTCGAGCTCAAGACTTGCGATGGGGCGGCCAACCCGTACCTCGCGCTGGGGGGACTGCTCGCCAGCGCCCTCGACGGGGTGCGTCGCCGCCTCGACCCAGGCCCGCCCCTCGCGGTCGCGCCCGGAGCGCTGAGTGACGCGGAGCGTGAGGAGCGGGGCATCCGCCCCCTGCCGTCCTCGCTGCCGGACGCCGTGGCCGCGTTGCGGGGGGACGCCGTGCTGCTGGAGGCGCTCGGCCCCGACCTCACCCGGTCCTTCACGGCGGTGCGGGAGGCCGAAGCCGCCTACTTCGCCCAGCAGCCGGAGGACGTCGAGCTCGCCCTGCACCGCTTCGCCTACTGA